Part of the Lolium rigidum isolate FL_2022 chromosome 6, APGP_CSIRO_Lrig_0.1, whole genome shotgun sequence genome, gcgcacggcaatgaaAAACAACACGGCATAttcagcagtggcgcacggcaaagaacatgcgcacggcaaagtctgagcagaacgcacggcaaagaaacacagCATGGCAAAGACcctgcaagccgcacggcaacgaaacgccgcacggcaaagggtctgGACGTTGCCGTGgccctccctttgccgtgcggccaaccattatgcacggcaaaggcttctttgccgtccgaatctttctttgccgtgcgccaccattcattttattttattttctttcaattttatttcatctaacattcatatttattttttaattagttttacttttgatgactatttattagtgttacttaagacaatgtgcaatacaaaattactctccatgttcacccccccccccacatatatcagggttccggtgctccggcggtcgtctccCTCCTTCCCGCaaaaacagcgggacggcgggtctacccccgtagatttctccgcgcgagggtgcacaatgtactttttcattcttttaagtttgttagggttaggttttaggtccagttgcaagttttggtggcattccggtgctccgggggTCATTCCCCCCTAAAAACGGCTGTCTGTGAGCCCCggatggtctaccccctagatttctccgcgcgaggttccaccaatataccttttcataggtttaggtttgtttagtccatggacatatggaaaaccatgtgtggcaccctttggcacagtctagcccccgatatacccgcggcgggacacttcaccgtacacgtccaggaatctgttaagtgttatcgcccgaagttgaggaatgtcagaccggggatccatgccatgcaccatttggtgaatcacaccttgcaccacactttcacacatagcatatatagtcccacatgcaagatttggtggggttccggtgttccggcggtcgttctccccctcctcccccaaaacagcggaatgtgtgccccggcgggtctacccccctagatttctccgcgcgagggtgcaccaatgtaatttttcattcttttaggtttgtttaggacatatacacatggagaaccaagattgggaccctttggcacatacacccgcagctcgagccattatcacatgatcgagggtgtgcatgatctactggttagggttaggtgtagggttagggctagggtttagggggtagggctagggtttaggttaaaggtaagtatttatggttaggtataggtatagggtttagggttagggtttatgatgcatggttttgcagctccggtgtcagcacatgtagttaatggtttaggccaggtctaggggtttagggctcaaagcctccccagtttagggtttaggggagctacttttgcaccattacaccttgcaccacactttgacacatagcataggcccacatgcaagatttggtggggttccggtgttccagcggtcgttctcccctactccccccaaaacagcgaaacgtgtgccccggcgggtctacccccctagatttctccgcgcgagggtgcaccaatgtactttttcattcttttaggtttgtttagtacatatacacatggagaaccaagattgggaccctttggcacatacacccacagctcgagccattatcacacgatcgagggtgtgcctgatctactggttagggttaggtgtagagttagggctagggtttagggtttaggggagctacttttgcaccattacacctttcaccacactttcacacatatcataggtccacatgcaagatttggtggggttccggtgttccggcggtcgttctccccctcctccccccaaaacagcggaacgtgtgccccggccgatctaccccctagatttctccgcgcgagggtgcaccaatgtactttttcattcttttaggtttgtttaggacatatacacatggagaaccaagattgggaccctttggcacatatatatccgcagctagagccattatcacatgatcgagggtgtgcctgatctactggttagggttaggtgtagggttagggctagggtttagggtttaggggagctacttttgcaccattacaccttgctgaaaggacacggatgtcgcctagaggggtgaATAGNNNNNNNNNNNNNNNNNNNNNNNNNNNNNNNNNNNNNNNNNNNNNNNNNNNNNNNNNNNNNNNNNNNNNNNNNNNNNNNNNNNNNNNNNNNNNNNNNNNNTTCCGAGGATTttactgaaagttggatttctgcacaaaacgagacaccagcAACGGTTCtgcgaaaacggcgttagtccgtagttagttgcatccaaaatacacaaattaagaggcaaaacaatagcaagtattcgggaaagtagataaaacagcgttagtccgtgttagttgcatccaaaatacacaaattagaggcaaaacaatagcaaaagtgttcgggaaagtagatacgttttggacgtatcaggtctTTACCATTTTGCAGATTTCCTTGACCTCTCGGACATTATTTACATTAGTCTTGAAGACCTACAAGGCAGGGGTTGGTTTACTACTAATCAAGAGCAATTCCAGCATCTATCTCCCTCATGGCAGCATCATATtcctcctaggtgataggttatcTGTGTGAGTCACCTGACTCTGGGTCTAGTGCCACTATGATAGATTTGTATCTGGCCTCAGTTGATTCGGGTATCGAACTAGAACCAATTTGTGCAACGAGGTGGTACATTTTTTTATCTCAAATGCTTGGCAAACCAAAGCAGATCTACATTGGTCTTTCGCCATCATCTCCTACCCGAGTGGTCCTTGTTTTCAGCATATCTAAGCCGGAAAAATTATCAGAAAAATCCTGCTCATATTGATTCCCCACGATCGTGTCCAGCTTGAAGGTGACCCGTCTAGGTCCTGTCACCATGGTGGTTTTCGACATGTGAACCGATTGACTGGTATGCACATTGGAGCTTCCGGTTTCGAACTACACACACCGAATTTTCCAAATGGGTAGTTTTCTCCTTTGAGCTATGAAACCCCTTTCTTCGTCCTTGAGGAGGTTAGGTCAAGCATACATTCTATTGAATTGAGCTCTATCTCTATCACTCCATTGTTGCGACACAAAATTTTGAGGATCTCCAATTCAACCCAGTTACTTCCTCCATTTGATAGAAAGAAAGAGGAGGTTCTAATCCAAAATTGCACCAATGCATATTACATACACCCCCCCCCGAGTTCTTGAGTTTGCTTGTTGCTCTTGGATTCGTAGGAAATCCTAAGCGCCTAGGCTAACACCACATTTTTGTAAACCGTCATTTCCCTGCCCTCATATCTAGCATTAATAGTTGCAATTTATGCATTCTTCTCAGCAAGTTGAGCTTGAAGTGCATTGATAACATCGTCTATTCTTATTTGTTCGTGCAATGTGCTCTTCCTTCAGCTTGTACCCTATACACTTCATCGCATAAATCACCCATCGAATCACGCAGAAAAATCAGTGTAGCTCCATCACACAATTCCACATAACCACATCCACCGTGCCGCTTGtactttcaaaaaataaaatcaaaagaAATGGATGAAAGAAAGAGCCAAAGAACCACCCCTCGATTTAGACTAGGAAAGATCGGTGTGATCATTATCGGGTCCAGTTTAGGTTTGGGCAACAAGTTCAAAGTTTAAATGAACATAACTCAAGTTCATATGAAAATCGATTTGGTGGACAGGGATGTAGGcctacacacaaaaaaaaaagagaaaatggtTTCTTTATGCCTTACAATTTACAAACCCAATCGTCCAATTCCAAGTCTGCCTGAGGCAGAAATCCCCCAACCCAAAGTTCCAAACACGACCACCTACCACTGTTTCCGGTTCATTCCACGCGCACACGGCCGTGGTCGCGTGCTTCGCTTCGCTTCGCCGGCCACCATATAACCCTAACCCCCACCGCACGCCGTCGCTCTCCAGGCCCGAGCGCACCCGACCGAGATGGCGTCCGCCGCGTCGCCGTCGTGGGTCATCCTGGGCAGCGTGCCGCGGGTActctctcccgccgccgccgacaccgacgACACCGACCTCCCTCCGGGCGTAGCCGACTTCTCCCTCGCGCTGCCGGCGCCCCCGCGCGTGGCGCTGCTCACCATCCCCGCGCGCATCTACCCGGACCGCGCCTCCTCCAGAAGATCCCCCACCATCATCGCCGCCGACCCAtccggcctcatcctcctccaCTCCGAGCAGGGCCGCCGCGCCACCCCGGGCCCCACCATCACCGACACCCCCGGCCACCAGGGGGTCTCCTGGTGTCCCTACCTCGACGCCTACTTCCTGCTCGACGCCACcgcccccgccaccgccgccttccCGCTCCCCAAGCCCGAGCTGCTCTCGGGCCCGGGCTTCATCGGCCTCATCACCTCCCCCAAGGGCTACATGGTCGCCGAGCTCCAGCCGGTCTTCGGCAGCGCCAAGGCCGAGCTCCTGCGCTTCTCGTCGCAGGTCGGCGAGTGGGTCACGCAGAGCCTCGCCTACCCGCTTCCCTGCCGCAGCTGGCGCGGCGCCGACGGCGTGCTCTCCTGCTCCGGGCGCCTCTGGTGGGTCGACCTCGCCTGGTGCCTCCTCACCTGCAACCCCTTCGCCGACGACCCGACGCTCACCGCCGTCCACCTCCCGGGGGCCAAGGTGCTCACGCCCAGGGAGGCCGCGGGGCTGCTCGACAAGTACCGCTGCGTCGGCGTCAGCGCCGGCAAGCTGCGGTTCGTGGACATGTACAGGAACCGTAACAGCCGCAGCGGGGCAGCGCAGATCAGCGTGTGGACGCTCGACGACCACCCGGTCGGCTCGTGGACGCTGGAGTGCGAGGCCACCTTCACGGAGATCTGCAACGATCCCAGCTACAAGGCCACTGGTCTGCCCAGGAAGATCCCCGTGCTCGCGCTCATCCATCCCACCAACCCCGACGTCGTCTACTTCTTCCTGGACGGCCACCTGCTCGGCGTCGACGTGCGTGCTCGCAAGGTCGTGCACTGCGAGGTCTACGACCTCGTCGAACCCTCCATGGAAAAGGTCGCCAGCCGCTTCGTTCAGGCTTGGCAGCTGCCACCGGCTCTCTGCTCAGGTAATTCTCCTACATTATTTCAACCCTCTTTGCACGTACATACATACTGGTTAGCGATTGGAAATGGTGTGTTTCTCTGCAGCATTGTGGAAGGGTGATGTAGGAGTACTTATAATTACTCTTAACATTTCAGTTCTGGTACAGCACAGATGCATAATTTTGAGCATGTTTTAGTTCAGCTTGTGTTTATTGATGCTGCACATAATGCTTGTTTTAAGAAAGGGACCTTGTAGTGTAAACTGCTTCGGTTCCAATATGTGTACACATGGTTTTATCACATCTATGAGAAATGTGTGTATGACATACTACTTACGAAACTAGATCTAATGCATATTAAATAATTCCAGCCAAATTTTCCTAAGCATGTGTCTGGTATACAATTTAAGCTTCAATTGAAGTTTATATGCTTGATATGAGTGTCGATTTATGGATATTCCTTTTTTTCTTCCTCTATATGTTGTCTATCAAAAATCTCAGTTGATGTTGGCACAGCTTCGGTACTGATATACCATTGCCAATAGTTATTTTGCGAAGCATCATGTACATAAGACAAGACTGTATATAAGTGAATTGTTATACGGTCCTTCATGGCTTTCATATATCTTTGATGTTACTAAAGACACTCCCTGTTAGTAGTTTGATGTGTTCACGCACATTTCTGATACATACTATGTCCAGGAATCCATACACGAGTATTTAACTTTATGAAACATAGCTTTCTCTTGTACATAGTGTGGTACATTGAAGTGCTAGTGCTGTTATTTTAAGAGAAGATGTTTTTTTAATGTTTCCAAAGATACTTTGTGACCACTTCAACGTAGATGCACATTTATGATAAAAACTGTCTGCGGGAAATTTCACAGACAAATGTTTGATTTGTGAAGTATAGCATTCTCTCTTGGTGTTATTTGTAGACAGTACTAGGTACAATGAAGTTGTTCTATCTTTGGTTTCCAATACTTGCAATGGTCTGACAAAATATGCATACTGAATCAGCTGGTAGGCATGAGCAGAATAGTGAAGTGTTACCACATTGGTGGGTTTCATCCAGTTCCTTCAGCACAAATTAATTATATCCGTAAATATTCAGTGTCGTGCTTCACTATGTGTATATGCAAATTAATTTGTTGTTTATATGCAAATTAAAGTGCTTGACTAAGAGTTTGGTTTCTTGTAATATAGTACTGCATCTTTTTGTTTTCTATTGGTTATCAGGATGCCTTTAGATATATTATCAAATATATAGTATTAGTTATCTAGAATTATATGATCAAATGGGCTGAAGCTTGTATTTATGCCTTGGCTAACATATATGCTATGATCTCTCCTTTGAAGGCTCTGCGAAGGAGACTGATGATGGCGTGGATGAAGAGCTGCAGCGACTGCATCTGCTAGACGAACATGAGGAATGAGAAGCAGGGTTTAACATAGCAGGTTACGTCAGTTAAGTTTTATAAATCTCCACAGACAAAATTAATTAAGCTGTGACACACAAAAAATTATTTTCTCTGATTTCAGGTAGGGGAAGTAACACATCACGTGGATAGGCCTGTTCTGAAGTGAAGTGACTACCAGAGTACCAGTCGGCAGTCGGCAATGGCTGCTGAAACGTTTTGGTTATCACATTTTAGTTCAGATGTTAGTAGAATACCGATCTTTAGAATTTGGTGATATGGATGATTGGTCTGTTTTGGCTCAGAACTGAAGGAACAGTTCATAGGGATTATGGTATTGTGGCACTAAGACAATTGCATCGATCTTGTTATGTTCATATCTCTTGTCAACTCCCAGTGAGTGAACTCGACATAAATGAGGTTTTGGTCTGGCCTTTGATCATTTGATGCTGTCCGCGCGGCTCCGAAAAGTTATCACTTTATCAGAGTCTGTGTCTTGGGCTCTTGGTGTTATCATCATTCTGAGTTAACCATGCAGATCAACTTGCCTTTAGCATCTGCCATCGGGCGTGGATTGAACCGCGAGAAAACATTCATCAATGCACATATAACCTGTAGCTTTACAGAAAATGCACGAGAACAGCTCCTCTCCAACCTGTGGTGCGGTGTATACCGGAATACAAAATGTTGCATTCACTCAGGTCTGGAACTCAGTTTCTATGGAGTACTATAACATTGGAACAATCAGAATAAAGCTTCGTGCATTTTTTTTAACACGGGAATATGTAGACAGTTTCTATGAGAATGTAGTCTTCAACAGCACAACAAAGATCATTGTATTGTGTTGCTTGGAAACGAAATCCACAAATGACCAGTTACTCTATCAGCAATTAAGCTCAAGTTTTTTTGAAGGAAAACAGTACACTTGTTTGAAGCCCATGTCAAGTCAAGCCCGGTTCTCAACTGCAGCACAACGAACCTGAAACCCAGAGTAAGGACCAAGATATACTTTTTTGATCAAGAACTCATATATATGTGACGGAAGGACAATTCGTCGCACAAATTATGTGACTAGGTAGCAGATAAAAACACGCAAGAAAAGCCTTTTAACGGAATAAGTGGCAGCCCAACAACAGAAGAGATCTTAATTAGAGTTGAATCTTTTCTTCTATGATCAATCACAACAATCTTGCAAGATTAGGTAACATGTAAGCACAATGCTGATGCTTGTTAATCCAGTAATTAAAATGTAATAATAGTAAACATGGCAAGAAATTTTAAAAGAACCTGATGTGTACAGCATGTAGCTAATATGAATGTGGCAAGTTCTTTAAACTTTGGTGAGTTTGAACCTGCCGAGACTCTACGAAGGAGAGGATGCTTTGGATGAGGCAGTCGGGTAGGTCGCTTAGACGGTCATCTGCGGCGAGGCAGATCCGCTTGCTGGGCGGCTCCATTGGTTGAGTTCCGCGAAGGTCATCTGCGGCGGCGCCGATCCGCTTGCTGGACGGCTCCATTGATCGATTTTCGCAAGGGTCGCCTATGGCGTCGTTT contains:
- the LOC124664673 gene encoding uncharacterized protein LOC124664673 → MASAASPSWVILGSVPRVLSPAAADTDDTDLPPGVADFSLALPAPPRVALLTIPARIYPDRASSRRSPTIIAADPSGLILLHSEQGRRATPGPTITDTPGHQGVSWCPYLDAYFLLDATAPATAAFPLPKPELLSGPGFIGLITSPKGYMVAELQPVFGSAKAELLRFSSQVGEWVTQSLAYPLPCRSWRGADGVLSCSGRLWWVDLAWCLLTCNPFADDPTLTAVHLPGAKVLTPREAAGLLDKYRCVGVSAGKLRFVDMYRNRNSRSGAAQISVWTLDDHPVGSWTLECEATFTEICNDPSYKATGLPRKIPVLALIHPTNPDVVYFFLDGHLLGVDVRARKVVHCEVYDLVEPSMEKVASRFVQAWQLPPALCSGSAKETDDGVDEELQRLHLLDEHEE